A section of the Larus michahellis chromosome 1, bLarMic1.1, whole genome shotgun sequence genome encodes:
- the SYCE3 gene encoding synaptonemal complex central element protein 3 isoform X2: protein MAESEPQEGNYDNMVKMVEDLNRDLENLLEEMEKLTVQATWMAYDMVVIRTNPDLATSMRRLEDAFLSCKEEVEKKWQDVLSESKAVEASQTLWKMDLLSSY from the exons ATGGCTGAATCAGAACCTCAGGAAGGAAACTATGATAACATGGTTAAAATGGTGGAGGACCTGAATAGGGACTTAGAAAATCTCCTGGAGGAAATGGAAAAACTAACAG TGCAGGCAACCTGGATGGCTTATGACATGGTAGTCATACGTACCAACCCAGACCTGGCCACCTCCATGAGGCGTTTGGAGGATGCGTTCCTGAGTTGCAAAGAAGAGGTGGAGAAGAAATGGCAAGATGTGCTGAGTGAATCTAaag ctgtggAAGCTTCACAGACACTGTGGAAAATGGATTTGCTTTCATCTTACTAA
- the SYCE3 gene encoding synaptonemal complex central element protein 3 isoform X1 — protein sequence MAESEPQEGNYDNMVKMVEDLNRDLENLLEEMEKLTAKIPSFVVSVVQATWMAYDMVVIRTNPDLATSMRRLEDAFLSCKEEVEKKWQDVLSESKAVEASQTLWKMDLLSSY from the exons ATGGCTGAATCAGAACCTCAGGAAGGAAACTATGATAACATGGTTAAAATGGTGGAGGACCTGAATAGGGACTTAGAAAATCTCCTGGAGGAAATGGAAAAACTAACAG CCAAAATTCCTAGCTTTGTAGTATCTGTAGTGCAGGCAACCTGGATGGCTTATGACATGGTAGTCATACGTACCAACCCAGACCTGGCCACCTCCATGAGGCGTTTGGAGGATGCGTTCCTGAGTTGCAAAGAAGAGGTGGAGAAGAAATGGCAAGATGTGCTGAGTGAATCTAaag ctgtggAAGCTTCACAGACACTGTGGAAAATGGATTTGCTTTCATCTTACTAA